A portion of the Paenibacillus marchantiae genome contains these proteins:
- a CDS encoding MFS transporter translates to MTISHSSKNIIALAAICLSALMFGLEISSVPVILPTLEKVLHGNLKDMQWIMNAYTIACATVLMAVGTLADRYGRRRIFIISLVLFGITSLICGLAQNTSVLIISRFLQGVGAGAMQICQIAILSHRFQEERERSKAFAVWGIVFGIGLGFGPIIGGMIVAVLNWHWVFLIHVPLTILTLILVFGGVDESSDPHAEKLDIIGIVTLSLTVFGLSYFITQGTEHGFTSVVSIGVLVAASISFIIFLFAETLSAHPMFDFSVFKIRNFSGALLGSIGMNFSFWPFMIYLPIYFQSGLGYGIVAAGLSLLAYALPTLVIPPLAERLSLRYQPRIVIPLGLFIIGTGFILMKYGSGGDNANWLTMLPGSLLAGIGLGLTNTPVTNTTTGSVSITRAGMASGIDMSARLISLAINIAVMGFILQNGILSYLKGALHGIFDTTKLRTLAEKIAAGNFTSLKQSFPELSSLDTSGALVHKALVHGFGLVMLYGGIGVWVLAAISFMIFRSKKTGKV, encoded by the coding sequence ATGACTATTTCCCATTCTAGCAAAAATATAATCGCATTGGCTGCGATATGTTTGTCCGCACTAATGTTTGGCCTCGAAATTTCCAGTGTGCCAGTAATTCTGCCTACCTTGGAAAAGGTACTGCATGGAAACCTCAAGGATATGCAATGGATTATGAACGCCTACACCATTGCCTGTGCGACGGTTCTGATGGCAGTGGGAACGCTGGCTGACCGTTATGGAAGGAGACGTATTTTTATTATTAGCCTCGTCTTGTTTGGTATTACATCTTTGATTTGTGGCTTGGCACAAAACACATCGGTTCTAATCATCAGTCGATTTCTTCAAGGTGTGGGTGCGGGTGCAATGCAGATTTGCCAGATTGCAATTCTTTCGCATCGGTTTCAGGAGGAGCGGGAGCGTAGCAAAGCCTTTGCAGTATGGGGGATCGTATTTGGTATCGGCCTTGGTTTTGGACCCATTATTGGGGGGATGATTGTGGCCGTATTAAACTGGCATTGGGTTTTCCTGATCCACGTCCCACTGACTATCCTCACATTGATCCTTGTTTTTGGCGGTGTGGATGAATCAAGCGATCCTCATGCGGAAAAACTAGATATTATTGGCATCGTCACGCTTTCGTTGACGGTTTTTGGTCTGTCATACTTTATCACTCAAGGAACCGAACATGGCTTTACTAGCGTAGTATCCATAGGCGTTCTTGTTGCAGCATCAATAAGCTTCATTATTTTTCTTTTTGCGGAAACGCTTAGCGCCCATCCGATGTTCGACTTTTCCGTATTCAAGATACGTAATTTTTCCGGTGCTCTTCTTGGCTCTATCGGCATGAATTTCAGTTTCTGGCCGTTCATGATCTATCTGCCGATTTATTTTCAGAGCGGTCTTGGTTATGGCATTGTAGCTGCTGGTCTGTCTCTCTTGGCTTATGCTCTGCCAACCTTGGTGATCCCTCCCTTGGCAGAGCGCCTTTCGCTCCGTTATCAGCCGCGTATAGTTATTCCATTGGGCTTGTTCATCATCGGTACGGGCTTCATTTTAATGAAATATGGTAGTGGAGGAGATAACGCCAACTGGCTAACCATGCTTCCAGGTTCTCTGCTGGCTGGTATCGGGCTGGGATTGACGAACACGCCTGTAACCAACACGACGACTGGCTCGGTTTCGATTACACGTGCAGGCATGGCTTCGGGTATAGACATGAGTGCCAGATTGATCAGTCTAGCTATTAACATCGCTGTTATGGGATTCATTTTGCAGAATGGTATTTTGTCTTATTTGAAGGGAGCACTTCATGGGATTTTCGATACAACGAAATTGCGGACTTTAGCTGAGAAAATAGCGGCCGGAAATTTTACATCTCTCAAGCAGAGTTTTCCAGAACTGTCCTCTCTAGATACGTCAGGAGCCTTGGTCCATAAAGCTCTTGTGCACGGCTTTGGCTTGGTAATGCTCTATGGTGGCATTGGTGTGTGGGTTTTGGCTGCGATTAGTTTCATGATTTTCAGATCCAAGAAAACAGGTAAAGTGTGA